The Malus domestica chromosome 10, GDT2T_hap1 genome contains a region encoding:
- the LOC114827584 gene encoding RNA pseudouridine synthase 4, mitochondrial isoform X2, with the protein MVGPIFLRRLLLLLRPPPSSAEFGSARICFSAFYNCRSYAATSETIDEEKEKGGKKWFTLPPFTAAVNGAAVGKELSRNRSNGGRGTIPNTASAAAAYTTTTTALKWVTRCCPELPRSLVQKLFRLRQVRRESCSGQAVEANERPIKRVAAKDSMNIGDRIHLPFSVQEFPADKHESSNYKQECHCSEEEINFIRSLELYKDPAIIVINKPPGMPVQGGIGIKRSLDKLATACLSYDLSEPPRLVHRLDRDSSGLLVMGRTQTIAAVLHSIFREKTVGASNDVTDDAKRILQRRYWALVIGSPRQRKGLISAPLVVVDNGKSERITAANDSQTLSSQHAITKYKVIGSSCPGFTWLELTPLTGRKHQLRVHCAEVLRTPIVGDYKYGWQTHRNWKPLSSSNTESHWNEELHPRRNLPFDLNMDGGSISEKTPRLHLHCKQMVLPNVHLALQNVKLHSDCDLSELESLELVAPLPSYMQRSWDITNY; encoded by the exons ATGGTGGGCCCCATATTCCTCCGCcgactcctcctcctcctccgtccACCACCGTCCTCCGCCGAGTTCGGCAGCGCGAGAATATGCTTCTCAGCCTTCTACAACTGCCGATCTTACGCCGCCACCTCTGAAACAATTGacgaagagaaagaaaagggcGGTAAAAAATGGTTCACTTTACCTCCGTTCACTGCCGCCGTAAACGGCGCCGCTGTGGGTAAAGAGCTCTCTCGTAATCGTTCAAACGGCGGCAGAGGTACAATCCCAAATACTGCCTCTGCCGCCGCCGCCTACACCACCACCACGACGGCGCTTAAATGGGTTACTCGGTGCTGCCCGGAGCTTCCTAGAAGCCTCGTTCAGAAGCTCTTTCGCCTTAGACAG GTTCGAAGAGAATCATGTTCTGGTCAAGCTGTTGAAGCAAATGAGCGCCCAATTAAAAGG GTGGCGGCTAAAGATTCCATGAACATAGGAGATCGAATACATCTTCCTTTTAGTGTGCAAGAGTTCCCTGCTGACAAGCACGAGTCGTCCAATTATAAACAAGAATGTCATTGTAGTGAAGAAGAAATCAACTTTATCCGGAGCCTGGAGTTGTATAAG GATCCAGCCATCATTGTCATCAATAAACCCCCTGGAATGCCTGTTCAG GGTGGGATTGGAATCAAACGAAGTTTAGATAAACTGGCTACCGCTTGTTTGAGTTATGACTTGTCAGAACCCCCTCGGCTG GTACATAGACTTGACCGAGATAGTAGTGGTCTCCTGGTGATGGGAAGGACACAAACAATTGCGGCTGTTCTGCATTCCATCTTCCGTGAGAAAACTGTTGGAGCATCAAATGAT GTAACTGACGATGCAAAAAGAATTCTGCAAAGAAGGTATTGGGCGCTTGTCATTGGATCTCCCAGGCAACGTAAAGGATTAATCTCAGCACCTCTG GTGGTGGTGGACAATGGTAAATCGGAGAGAATCACGGCTGCGAATGATTCACAAACTTTGTCATCTCAGCATGCCATTACAAAATACAAAGTGATTGGATCATCATGTCCTG GTTTCACATGGCTAGAGCTAACCCCTCTTACTGGCCGAAAGCATCAG CTGCGTGTACACTGTGCGGAGGTTTTGAGAACACCAATAGTTGGAGACTACAAATACGGGTGGCAAACTCATAGGAACTGGAAACCTTTATCTTCGTCTAATACTGAATCTCATTGGAATGAGGAGCTTCACCCAAGAAGAAACCTCCCTTTTGATCTGAATATGGACGGTGGAAGTATCTCCGAAAAGACACCCCGCTTGCATCTTCATTGTAAGCAAATGGTTTTGCCTAATGTGCATCTGGCTTTGCAAAACGTGAAGCTGCATTCAGATTGTGATCTTTCTGAACTAGAAAGCCTAGAGTTGGTTGCTCCTCTACCTTCATACATGCAAAGAAGTTGGGATATTACAAATTATTAA
- the LOC114827584 gene encoding RNA pseudouridine synthase 4, mitochondrial isoform X1, whose translation MVGPIFLRRLLLLLRPPPSSAEFGSARICFSAFYNCRSYAATSETIDEEKEKGGKKWFTLPPFTAAVNGAAVGKELSRNRSNGGRGTIPNTASAAAAYTTTTTALKWVTRCCPELPRSLVQKLFRLRQVRRESCSGQAVEANERPIKRVAAKDSMNIGDRIHLPFSVQEFPADKHESSNYKQECHCSEEEINFIRSLELYKDPAIIVINKPPGMPVQGGIGIKRSLDKLATACLSYDLSEPPRLVHRLDRDSSGLLVMGRTQTIAAVLHSIFREKTVGASNDVTDDAKRILQRRYWALVIGSPRQRKGLISAPLVKVVVDNGKSERITAANDSQTLSSQHAITKYKVIGSSCPGFTWLELTPLTGRKHQLRVHCAEVLRTPIVGDYKYGWQTHRNWKPLSSSNTESHWNEELHPRRNLPFDLNMDGGSISEKTPRLHLHCKQMVLPNVHLALQNVKLHSDCDLSELESLELVAPLPSYMQRSWDITNY comes from the exons ATGGTGGGCCCCATATTCCTCCGCcgactcctcctcctcctccgtccACCACCGTCCTCCGCCGAGTTCGGCAGCGCGAGAATATGCTTCTCAGCCTTCTACAACTGCCGATCTTACGCCGCCACCTCTGAAACAATTGacgaagagaaagaaaagggcGGTAAAAAATGGTTCACTTTACCTCCGTTCACTGCCGCCGTAAACGGCGCCGCTGTGGGTAAAGAGCTCTCTCGTAATCGTTCAAACGGCGGCAGAGGTACAATCCCAAATACTGCCTCTGCCGCCGCCGCCTACACCACCACCACGACGGCGCTTAAATGGGTTACTCGGTGCTGCCCGGAGCTTCCTAGAAGCCTCGTTCAGAAGCTCTTTCGCCTTAGACAG GTTCGAAGAGAATCATGTTCTGGTCAAGCTGTTGAAGCAAATGAGCGCCCAATTAAAAGG GTGGCGGCTAAAGATTCCATGAACATAGGAGATCGAATACATCTTCCTTTTAGTGTGCAAGAGTTCCCTGCTGACAAGCACGAGTCGTCCAATTATAAACAAGAATGTCATTGTAGTGAAGAAGAAATCAACTTTATCCGGAGCCTGGAGTTGTATAAG GATCCAGCCATCATTGTCATCAATAAACCCCCTGGAATGCCTGTTCAG GGTGGGATTGGAATCAAACGAAGTTTAGATAAACTGGCTACCGCTTGTTTGAGTTATGACTTGTCAGAACCCCCTCGGCTG GTACATAGACTTGACCGAGATAGTAGTGGTCTCCTGGTGATGGGAAGGACACAAACAATTGCGGCTGTTCTGCATTCCATCTTCCGTGAGAAAACTGTTGGAGCATCAAATGAT GTAACTGACGATGCAAAAAGAATTCTGCAAAGAAGGTATTGGGCGCTTGTCATTGGATCTCCCAGGCAACGTAAAGGATTAATCTCAGCACCTCTGGTAAAG GTGGTGGTGGACAATGGTAAATCGGAGAGAATCACGGCTGCGAATGATTCACAAACTTTGTCATCTCAGCATGCCATTACAAAATACAAAGTGATTGGATCATCATGTCCTG GTTTCACATGGCTAGAGCTAACCCCTCTTACTGGCCGAAAGCATCAG CTGCGTGTACACTGTGCGGAGGTTTTGAGAACACCAATAGTTGGAGACTACAAATACGGGTGGCAAACTCATAGGAACTGGAAACCTTTATCTTCGTCTAATACTGAATCTCATTGGAATGAGGAGCTTCACCCAAGAAGAAACCTCCCTTTTGATCTGAATATGGACGGTGGAAGTATCTCCGAAAAGACACCCCGCTTGCATCTTCATTGTAAGCAAATGGTTTTGCCTAATGTGCATCTGGCTTTGCAAAACGTGAAGCTGCATTCAGATTGTGATCTTTCTGAACTAGAAAGCCTAGAGTTGGTTGCTCCTCTACCTTCATACATGCAAAGAAGTTGGGATATTACAAATTATTAA
- the LOC114827584 gene encoding RNA pseudouridine synthase 4, mitochondrial isoform X3 — MVGPIFLRRLLLLLRPPPSSAEFGSARICFSAFYNCRSYAATSETIDEEKEKGGKKWFTLPPFTAAVNGAAVGKELSRNRSNGGRGTIPNTASAAAAYTTTTTALKWVTRCCPELPRSLVQKLFRLRQVRRESCSGQAVEANERPIKRVAAKDSMNIGDRIHLPFSVQEFPADKHESSNYKQECHCSEEEINFIRSLELYKDPAIIVINKPPGMPVQVHRLDRDSSGLLVMGRTQTIAAVLHSIFREKTVGASNDVTDDAKRILQRRYWALVIGSPRQRKGLISAPLVKVVVDNGKSERITAANDSQTLSSQHAITKYKVIGSSCPGFTWLELTPLTGRKHQLRVHCAEVLRTPIVGDYKYGWQTHRNWKPLSSSNTESHWNEELHPRRNLPFDLNMDGGSISEKTPRLHLHCKQMVLPNVHLALQNVKLHSDCDLSELESLELVAPLPSYMQRSWDITNY, encoded by the exons ATGGTGGGCCCCATATTCCTCCGCcgactcctcctcctcctccgtccACCACCGTCCTCCGCCGAGTTCGGCAGCGCGAGAATATGCTTCTCAGCCTTCTACAACTGCCGATCTTACGCCGCCACCTCTGAAACAATTGacgaagagaaagaaaagggcGGTAAAAAATGGTTCACTTTACCTCCGTTCACTGCCGCCGTAAACGGCGCCGCTGTGGGTAAAGAGCTCTCTCGTAATCGTTCAAACGGCGGCAGAGGTACAATCCCAAATACTGCCTCTGCCGCCGCCGCCTACACCACCACCACGACGGCGCTTAAATGGGTTACTCGGTGCTGCCCGGAGCTTCCTAGAAGCCTCGTTCAGAAGCTCTTTCGCCTTAGACAG GTTCGAAGAGAATCATGTTCTGGTCAAGCTGTTGAAGCAAATGAGCGCCCAATTAAAAGG GTGGCGGCTAAAGATTCCATGAACATAGGAGATCGAATACATCTTCCTTTTAGTGTGCAAGAGTTCCCTGCTGACAAGCACGAGTCGTCCAATTATAAACAAGAATGTCATTGTAGTGAAGAAGAAATCAACTTTATCCGGAGCCTGGAGTTGTATAAG GATCCAGCCATCATTGTCATCAATAAACCCCCTGGAATGCCTGTTCAG GTACATAGACTTGACCGAGATAGTAGTGGTCTCCTGGTGATGGGAAGGACACAAACAATTGCGGCTGTTCTGCATTCCATCTTCCGTGAGAAAACTGTTGGAGCATCAAATGAT GTAACTGACGATGCAAAAAGAATTCTGCAAAGAAGGTATTGGGCGCTTGTCATTGGATCTCCCAGGCAACGTAAAGGATTAATCTCAGCACCTCTGGTAAAG GTGGTGGTGGACAATGGTAAATCGGAGAGAATCACGGCTGCGAATGATTCACAAACTTTGTCATCTCAGCATGCCATTACAAAATACAAAGTGATTGGATCATCATGTCCTG GTTTCACATGGCTAGAGCTAACCCCTCTTACTGGCCGAAAGCATCAG CTGCGTGTACACTGTGCGGAGGTTTTGAGAACACCAATAGTTGGAGACTACAAATACGGGTGGCAAACTCATAGGAACTGGAAACCTTTATCTTCGTCTAATACTGAATCTCATTGGAATGAGGAGCTTCACCCAAGAAGAAACCTCCCTTTTGATCTGAATATGGACGGTGGAAGTATCTCCGAAAAGACACCCCGCTTGCATCTTCATTGTAAGCAAATGGTTTTGCCTAATGTGCATCTGGCTTTGCAAAACGTGAAGCTGCATTCAGATTGTGATCTTTCTGAACTAGAAAGCCTAGAGTTGGTTGCTCCTCTACCTTCATACATGCAAAGAAGTTGGGATATTACAAATTATTAA